TTATTTTGATTATATGAGGCAATTAAAGCCTGGTAAGCTGTTTGTACTTGATATAACTTCGTGATAGACTCAGGCATATCTGCATCTTCAAGATTAGATATTAGCTCATTATTGTTTACTTTATTACTTTGATATTGGGTTTTAATATCATTAATTACTTTCATTTGGGAGCCTATAACAGACCTATATTGCATAACCGTATTTAATCCTATATCAAATAAATCAAGGATTTTTATGTTATTATATGTTTTTCCATTTACTGTTACATTACTAAATGTATAACTATTTAACTCTCCTAAGCTGTGAGTTGGTGGAGAAGCAGAAGCACCATCTATAATCTCAATGATTTTATCAATAGCTTCAACGATAGCCATTTTATTTCCGTTTGCAGTATCTACTCCAAAATATTTTGAGCCATCAAAAGTTGTGTTTAACTCTGTACCTTTGGCAACCGGTGCAGTTGTTTCTATATTATCTCCTTGATATACACCATTACTGTCAAATGGGTCTGTTTGAGATTTTACACCGCCAAATAATCTTGTATCTCCGATGGATATATTAGCTTCTTTTATTATATAATCTCTCATTGAAGTAAGATATTCTTTTATTATATTTGCATCTTCTTTATCTAAAACTCCTGTATTTAATAATCTAACTATCTCAACTCTTACTTCCTGTCCTGCTTTTACAACATTATCAAGGGCTGATTCTGCAAGGCTTTGAATATTGGAAACAAAATCCATATTTCTAAGAAAGCTATCAATCTCTGCATTATACTTTTTTAATCTAAGTGCAGAGACAGAAGCTATAACATCATTAGATGGAACAAGAACCTTTTTTCCGGAAGCTATCTGTTTATTATACTTTTCAAGCTCTTCCTGTCTAATTCTATCATATTTAACATATGTATCAATCTTCATTATATCTGCTATTCTCATAGCTTTTTACCTTATTTTAAATTTTGTTAATATTATTATCGTAAATATTTTAAAATTTTTTAGTGAAGAAATCTATTCGGTAATAATCTCTCTATAGACCCTTTTTGATATTCCACACATTATTTCATAAGGAATTGTATTTGTCAAATTTGCTATATCTGTGAATGTTATTTTTTGATTTCCGGCAGAGCCTATTATTATTGCTTCATCGCCTATAACTGCATCAATATCGGTAATATCAATAATACTCATATCCATAGTTATATTTCCTATAATTTTTGCTTTATTGTTATTGATAATAACTTCTCCTTTATTGGATAATGCTCTTGGCAATCCATCTGCATATCCAAAAGATATAACTGCTATTTTCATATCTTTATCTGCTTTAAAAGTATGACAGTAGGATATTCCTTCTCCTTTTTTTATATCTTTTATAGATATTATTTTTGCTTTTACCTGCATGACTTGATTTAGTTCTACCGGATAATCTTTTATAGGTTTTTCTCCATACATAGCAAGCCCTATTCTTATAAGATTACAAAAATCACAATTATATATTATGCCGGCAGAGTTTTGAATATGTATATATTTTAAGTTTTTTGCTTTTAACTGATTTATTATTTCCTGGAAAATTTTTATCTGATTTTCTGTAAATTCTTTATCTATATCTGCTGATGGAAAATGGGACATTACACCTTCTATATTTATACAGTTATCAAATATTAATTTATTTATTTTCTCAATATCTTCTTTATAAAAGCCAAGTCTATGCATCCCTGTATCAAATTTTAGATGTATATTCCTATTTTTTAGAGATTTTACCTGCTCAAGCTGATAAAAATTAGAAATTACAGGAACTAAATTAAAATTATTAAATATATCAATCTCTTCTTTAAGTATTCCTCCAAGCACAATTATCGGTTTTTTTATATTTGCTTCCCTTAATTCTTTTCCTTCTTCTGCTGTTGCTACCGCTAAATATTTTACAAAATCTATTTTATCTAAAAATCTTCCTATATTTACGGCTCCGTGCCCGTAAGCATCTGCTTTTATAACGGCTATTATTTCTTTCTTTGCATAATTATAAATATTCGTTATATTTTTCTTTAAATTTTCTAAATTTATCTCTGCTATACTCCTATGCAAAAACATTTCCTATAATTTTCCGCCTTGGGCTAATCTTATTCTTCTTGCAAGTTCTCTGATGGCTTCTATTTCAGACATTCCCTGTTCCATAAGTTCTCTAACTGTTTGAGCTTTTGCAAGAGTGTTTATTACTTCTAAAACTTCCCCTGATACTTGACCATCACAAACTTGAATATGCCCTTCCTTTTGTTCTATAGCCATTGTTATGCAGTTTTCAAGTTGCTCCGGTGTAAATTTTCTTGCAAGCTCTTTTATCTCATTGATATTCATTTTACTTACCTCCATTATAGTTTTAGTTTTCCTTTAAAATCTTTTGCCATTTCACGTTTTAAATCTTTTTCTTTAATTGCTTCTCTTTTTTCGTATTTTACTTTACCTTTTGCAAGGGCTATTTCTACTTTTGCTTTACCATTTTTAAAATATATCTGGGTAGGTATGATTGTTAAGCCTTTTTCCTGAACTTTTCCCATAAGTTTTAATATCTCTCTTTTATGCAGTAATAACTTTCTTGGTCTTGTTGGGTCGTGTCCAAGTTTTGCTGCCGGTTTATAAGGCCCTATATAACAATTATATAAATAAGCTTCTCCGCCTTCTATCCTTACAAAACTATCTTTTAGATTGCAATTTCCTTCCCTTAAAGATTTAACTTCTGAACCGGTAAGCACTATACCGGCTTCATATTTCTCCAATATATTATAATTATGAAAAGCCGATTTATTTGTTGCTACTACTTTTACCGCCATCTAATTCCTCATTCTTCTTTATTTTCTCTAATATCTACACTTAATTTGTGTGCATATAATCCTTCTGCTTTCGCTATGTTGGAAGCATATTTTGCAACCCTTTCAAATCCTGTTTTAGATACATATATAATAGAACTTCTTTTTATAAAATCATAAACTCCAAGGGCTGAAGAAAATCTTGCTGCTCTTCCTGTAGGTAAAACATGATTAGGTCCGAGTATATAATCTCCAAGCGGTTCTGTGCTATACTCACCTAAGAAAATTGCTCCGGCATGTTTTATTTTGTCCAATAAATCCCAAGGATTTTTTGTAATTATTTCAAGATGTTCCGGTGCTATATAATTTGCAAGTTCAGATGCTTCATCTATCGTATCAACTATAAATGCATGCCCATAGTTATCAAGGGATTTCCTTGCTATATCTTCCCTTTCAAAATCTTTTAAAAATTCATTATATAAAATATCCCTAACTTTTATAGCTAAATCTTCGGATGTGGTTATAAGAATAGATGCTGCAAGCTCATCATGTTCTGCCTGGGATAATAAATCTGCAGCAATCCATCTTGGATTTGCAGTTTCATCTGCTATAACAAGAATCTCTGATGGCCCCGCTATCATATCTATATCAACAACACCATAAAGATTTTTCTTTGCAAGGGCAACATATATATTTCCGGGTCCTACTATTTTATCAACTTTTTTGACTGTTTCTGTTCCATAAGCCATTGCTGCTATTGCCTGAGCACCACCTATCCTATATACTGTTTCTATTCCACATAAAAATGCTGCTGCAAGGGTATATTTATTAGATGAAGGTGTGCACATTACTATTTCTTTTACTCCTGCAACTTTTGCAGGTATGGCATTCATTATAACACTTGAAGGATAAGCTGCTTTTCCTCCCGGAACATAAAGTCCTGCAATCTCAATAGGTATAACCTTTTGACCGAGAATAATACCTTCTTCTTCCAAGAAAAAAGATTTTTCAATCTGAGCTTCATGAAATCTTTTAATTCTTTCTACAGCTACCTCAAAAGACCATCTTATATCATTTTCTATTTCATCATAAGCTTTTTCAAGCTCTTCA
This region of Venenivibrio stagnispumantis genomic DNA includes:
- a CDS encoding flagellar hook protein, with translation MRIADIMKIDTYVKYDRIRQEELEKYNKQIASGKKVLVPSNDVIASVSALRLKKYNAEIDSFLRNMDFVSNIQSLAESALDNVVKAGQEVRVEIVRLLNTGVLDKEDANIIKEYLTSMRDYIIKEANISIGDTRLFGGVKSQTDPFDSNGVYQGDNIETTAPVAKGTELNTTFDGSKYFGVDTANGNKMAIVEAIDKIIEIIDGASASPPTHSLGELNSYTFSNVTVNGKTYNNIKILDLFDIGLNTVMQYRSVIGSQMKVINDIKTQYQSNKVNNNELISNLEDADMPESITKLYQVQTAYQALIASYNQNKDLSLLKYYK
- the alr gene encoding alanine racemase, with amino-acid sequence MFLHRSIAEINLENLKKNITNIYNYAKKEIIAVIKADAYGHGAVNIGRFLDKIDFVKYLAVATAEEGKELREANIKKPIIVLGGILKEEIDIFNNFNLVPVISNFYQLEQVKSLKNRNIHLKFDTGMHRLGFYKEDIEKINKLIFDNCINIEGVMSHFPSADIDKEFTENQIKIFQEIINQLKAKNLKYIHIQNSAGIIYNCDFCNLIRIGLAMYGEKPIKDYPVELNQVMQVKAKIISIKDIKKGEGISYCHTFKADKDMKIAVISFGYADGLPRALSNKGEVIINNNKAKIIGNITMDMSIIDITDIDAVIGDEAIIIGSAGNQKITFTDIANLTNTIPYEIMCGISKRVYREIITE
- a CDS encoding DUF6952 family protein; translated protein: MNINEIKELARKFTPEQLENCITMAIEQKEGHIQVCDGQVSGEVLEVINTLAKAQTVRELMEQGMSEIEAIRELARRIRLAQGGKL
- the smpB gene encoding SsrA-binding protein SmpB, producing the protein MAVKVVATNKSAFHNYNILEKYEAGIVLTGSEVKSLREGNCNLKDSFVRIEGGEAYLYNCYIGPYKPAAKLGHDPTRPRKLLLHKREILKLMGKVQEKGLTIIPTQIYFKNGKAKVEIALAKGKVKYEKREAIKEKDLKREMAKDFKGKLKL
- the hisD gene encoding histidinol dehydrogenase; its protein translation is MKIINLKGKFLLNNKEVENLIKRSDIEVEQYEPIVKEIIKKVKEEKDKALIEFTEKFDKQKITPEQIIIPFEELEKAYDEIENDIRWSFEVAVERIKRFHEAQIEKSFFLEEEGIILGQKVIPIEIAGLYVPGGKAAYPSSVIMNAIPAKVAGVKEIVMCTPSSNKYTLAAAFLCGIETVYRIGGAQAIAAMAYGTETVKKVDKIVGPGNIYVALAKKNLYGVVDIDMIAGPSEILVIADETANPRWIAADLLSQAEHDELAASILITTSEDLAIKVRDILYNEFLKDFEREDIARKSLDNYGHAFIVDTIDEASELANYIAPEHLEIITKNPWDLLDKIKHAGAIFLGEYSTEPLGDYILGPNHVLPTGRAARFSSALGVYDFIKRSSIIYVSKTGFERVAKYASNIAKAEGLYAHKLSVDIRENKEE